Proteins co-encoded in one Kribbella qitaiheensis genomic window:
- a CDS encoding phage tail protein, giving the protein MASARPTGPSVKAEVNDALADGRRRATADRARGGAVPPGMLALQRKAGNAAVNALLAAKFKAPGGDAVGEIDAALVEIRRDEPAIDTVEKGLKAAKAAGVPVDLEGPKPPASALAVTTTGFGPGSVAPKKPVPPPKPVPAVSPLGKAGAKAGGGKGGGGGKAGKAPGGGGGAIGGGGGGGAVELAPLSGAQLLEPPAPPTGVRPEQDAAFKGVTGNVKGFAKAKRAHPPAALKAKEAQGAALAPTDDLSGQAKAAKADTMDAQQAGTFDKKAFIAAVKTAIEAKSPKTLKEADDYKESGKAGEVKGDVKGMVGQGKEGQAKDIETATAAAPDTSKGVAKPVTPMETEDPGQAAVIPAAGAAPKAAPPEQTNLAAGKHEANQEMAEAEVTDQQLAQSNEPQFQGALADKQTAATHADTAPAAFRAQEQQTIQQNKTEAAAETKTGVAGLQGSKAAALAKLVADKGKTKSKDEAKRAEVTTKIQGIFTAAEADVKTILDGIDPQVDAEFEQGEKKARGVFENYVSAKMSAYKEDRYGGWLGGLRWAKDKLVGMPDKVNEFYEAGRELYLQQMNVVISKVADIVGGELTRAKTRIATGRTEIAAYVKSLPTDLQKVGSEASKEIGEKFADLEGEVDSKQDAMVEALASKYSEARKGLDDRIEELQAENKGLVDKAIGAIKAVINTIRELVGMLKNVLARVAGVVGDIVKNPVGFLSNLIDGVKGGILKFKDNILDHLRKGLMSWLFGALAEGGVQLPDKFDMKGILQLLLSLFGLTWANIRNRLVKNIGEPAMAAMEKGVEIFQKLRSEGIAGLWQMLIEKLGDIKEMILEQVKDFVITKIITAGITWLIGLLNPAAAFIKACKLIYDVVMFFVNNGSRILKFVNTVIDSVADIVKGNVGGVVNKINDVLGQMVPIIIGFLASVIGLGGIGQKIREIVDKLQKPVNKALDSVIKTGLKLAGPVIRGLKNIGGKVKKKVAAGKAYVKGKVEAGKAYVKDKLRGKPTETDSPRSKAVKESAHRQVLERMRAPFKKPEEMKAIAAEILAKLRPQGLQNLFTKPVSGKPGVYSIVAVASPEEPVGTAVVSDVDPAAVRTAIATAHQEKAAAVARHGQEGGGKDVVWASGGGRVFRQGAGEAPEGDAPVTELTPYIAAKMAKFTELGEHHDITAMTTMTPEAQAAVDRLRKHQKTLKTTRGKDNVERKIQKLLRSVTSYEHGAAYAGATQDQRQAESAATGRWLPKRSARDSGVPGYADLVHAEKNVYRVTQAQAIGVSTLPQCGQCVLWFKDQAMSGQRFIVVVSEVTRVFLPNGDIRDESGFQ; this is encoded by the coding sequence ATGGCCTCCGCGCGTCCGACGGGTCCCTCTGTGAAGGCCGAGGTCAACGACGCCTTGGCCGACGGCAGGCGCCGGGCCACGGCTGATCGCGCGCGCGGTGGTGCCGTTCCGCCGGGCATGCTGGCGTTGCAGCGGAAGGCGGGCAACGCGGCGGTCAATGCGTTGCTGGCCGCGAAGTTCAAGGCTCCTGGTGGCGACGCTGTCGGTGAGATCGACGCGGCGCTGGTGGAGATCCGGCGTGACGAGCCGGCCATCGACACTGTCGAGAAGGGGCTGAAGGCGGCGAAGGCTGCCGGCGTACCGGTTGATCTTGAGGGGCCCAAGCCGCCTGCCTCGGCGCTCGCGGTGACGACGACCGGGTTCGGGCCAGGGTCTGTCGCGCCGAAGAAGCCGGTACCGCCGCCGAAACCCGTACCGGCTGTGAGTCCGTTGGGGAAGGCCGGTGCTAAGGCCGGCGGGGGTAAAGGCGGGGGCGGCGGTAAGGCTGGGAAGGCTCCGGGTGGAGGGGGCGGCGCAATTGGAGGCGGGGGTGGCGGAGGGGCGGTTGAGCTGGCGCCGCTGTCCGGAGCGCAGTTGCTGGAGCCGCCGGCGCCGCCTACCGGCGTACGGCCGGAACAGGATGCTGCCTTCAAGGGTGTGACCGGCAATGTGAAGGGCTTCGCCAAGGCGAAGCGTGCCCATCCGCCTGCTGCCTTGAAGGCCAAGGAGGCGCAGGGCGCGGCGCTTGCGCCGACAGACGACCTCAGCGGGCAGGCCAAGGCGGCCAAGGCCGACACGATGGATGCCCAGCAGGCCGGGACCTTCGACAAGAAGGCCTTCATCGCCGCGGTGAAGACGGCGATCGAGGCCAAGTCGCCGAAGACGCTCAAAGAGGCCGACGACTACAAGGAGTCCGGCAAGGCCGGTGAGGTCAAGGGCGATGTCAAAGGCATGGTCGGCCAGGGCAAGGAGGGCCAGGCCAAGGACATCGAGACTGCCACCGCCGCGGCGCCCGACACGTCGAAGGGCGTCGCGAAGCCCGTTACACCGATGGAGACCGAGGATCCAGGCCAGGCCGCCGTGATCCCGGCTGCGGGGGCCGCTCCGAAGGCGGCGCCGCCTGAGCAGACGAACTTGGCGGCCGGTAAGCACGAAGCCAATCAGGAGATGGCTGAAGCCGAGGTCACGGACCAGCAGTTGGCGCAGTCGAACGAGCCACAGTTCCAGGGCGCACTCGCCGACAAGCAGACCGCTGCTACACATGCTGATACCGCGCCAGCTGCTTTCCGTGCGCAAGAGCAGCAGACCATCCAGCAGAACAAGACCGAAGCGGCTGCTGAGACGAAGACCGGAGTCGCCGGGTTGCAGGGCTCCAAGGCCGCAGCGCTCGCCAAACTCGTTGCCGACAAGGGGAAAACCAAGTCGAAGGACGAGGCCAAGCGCGCCGAGGTCACCACCAAGATCCAGGGCATCTTCACCGCCGCCGAGGCCGACGTGAAGACGATCCTCGACGGTATCGATCCGCAGGTGGACGCCGAGTTCGAGCAAGGCGAGAAGAAGGCGCGGGGCGTTTTCGAGAACTACGTTTCGGCCAAGATGTCGGCGTACAAGGAGGATCGGTACGGCGGCTGGCTCGGTGGGCTGCGCTGGGCCAAGGACAAGCTGGTCGGGATGCCGGACAAGGTCAACGAGTTCTACGAGGCCGGGCGCGAGCTCTACCTGCAGCAGATGAACGTGGTGATCTCCAAGGTCGCGGACATCGTCGGCGGCGAACTGACCAGGGCGAAGACCCGGATCGCGACCGGCCGGACCGAGATCGCGGCGTACGTGAAGAGCCTGCCGACGGATCTGCAGAAGGTCGGGTCCGAGGCGTCGAAGGAGATCGGGGAGAAGTTCGCGGACCTGGAGGGTGAGGTCGACTCCAAGCAGGACGCGATGGTGGAGGCGCTGGCGTCGAAGTACAGCGAGGCCCGCAAGGGGCTGGACGACCGGATCGAGGAGCTGCAGGCCGAGAACAAGGGCCTGGTGGACAAGGCGATCGGCGCGATCAAGGCGGTCATCAACACCATCCGCGAGCTCGTCGGGATGCTGAAGAACGTGCTCGCCCGGGTGGCCGGGGTCGTCGGCGACATCGTGAAGAACCCGGTCGGCTTCCTGTCCAACCTGATCGACGGGGTCAAGGGCGGCATCCTCAAGTTCAAGGACAACATCCTCGACCACCTGCGCAAGGGCCTGATGAGCTGGCTGTTCGGCGCGCTCGCCGAGGGTGGGGTGCAGTTGCCCGACAAGTTCGACATGAAGGGCATCCTGCAGTTGCTGCTGTCGCTGTTCGGTCTCACCTGGGCGAACATCCGCAACCGGCTGGTGAAGAACATCGGCGAACCGGCGATGGCGGCGATGGAGAAGGGCGTCGAGATCTTCCAGAAGCTCCGCAGCGAAGGCATCGCGGGCCTGTGGCAGATGCTGATCGAGAAGCTCGGCGACATCAAGGAGATGATCCTCGAGCAGGTGAAGGACTTCGTCATCACCAAGATCATCACCGCCGGCATCACCTGGCTGATCGGCCTGCTCAACCCGGCCGCCGCCTTCATCAAGGCCTGCAAGCTGATCTACGACGTGGTCATGTTCTTCGTCAACAACGGCAGCCGCATCCTCAAGTTCGTCAACACCGTCATCGACTCGGTAGCCGACATCGTCAAGGGCAACGTCGGCGGCGTGGTCAACAAGATCAACGACGTCCTGGGCCAGATGGTCCCCATCATCATCGGCTTCCTGGCCAGCGTCATAGGCCTGGGCGGCATCGGCCAGAAGATCCGCGAGATCGTCGACAAGCTCCAAAAACCAGTAAACAAGGCCCTCGACTCCGTCATCAAAACCGGCCTCAAACTGGCCGGTCCGGTCATCCGCGGCCTCAAGAACATCGGCGGCAAGGTCAAGAAGAAGGTCGCCGCCGGCAAGGCCTACGTCAAAGGCAAGGTCGAAGCAGGCAAGGCCTACGTCAAGGACAAGCTTCGTGGCAAGCCGACCGAGACCGACAGCCCACGGAGCAAGGCGGTCAAGGAGTCGGCGCACCGGCAGGTCCTCGAACGGATGCGCGCGCCGTTCAAGAAGCCGGAAGAGATGAAGGCGATCGCCGCCGAGATCCTTGCCAAACTGCGGCCGCAAGGTCTGCAGAACCTCTTCACCAAGCCGGTCAGCGGCAAGCCGGGGGTCTACAGCATCGTCGCGGTCGCGAGTCCGGAGGAGCCGGTCGGCACCGCGGTCGTGTCGGACGTGGACCCCGCGGCGGTGCGGACCGCGATCGCGACCGCCCATCAGGAGAAGGCCGCCGCTGTCGCACGCCACGGGCAGGAGGGCGGCGGTAAGGACGTCGTCTGGGCCAGCGGGGGTGGACGGGTCTTCCGGCAGGGCGCGGGCGAGGCGCCCGAGGGCGATGCGCCGGTGACCGAGCTGACGCCGTACATCGCCGCGAAGATGGCGAAGTTCACCGAGCTCGGCGAACATCACGACATCACGGCGATGACCACGATGACTCCCGAGGCGCAGGCAGCGGTCGATCGGCTGCGCAAGCACCAGAAGACGCTCAAGACCACGCGCGGCAAGGACAACGTGGAGCGCAAGATCCAGAAACTCCTGCGCAGCGTCACGAGCTACGAGCACGGTGCCGCCTACGCGGGCGCGACCCAGGACCAGCGCCAGGCGGAGAGCGCTGCGACCGGCAGATGGCTGCCGAAGCGCTCTGCCCGCGACTCGGGCGTCCCCGGGTACGCGGACCTCGTGCATGCCGAGAAGAACGTCTACCGAGTCACCCAGGCGCAGGCCATCGGGGTATCCACCCTGCCGCAGTGCGGGCAGTGCGTCCTCTGGTTCAAGGACCAGGCGATGTCAGGGCAGCGGTTCATCGTCGTGGTGTCCGAGGTGACCAGAGTGTTCCTGCCGAACGGCGACATCCGCGACGAGTCGGGCTTCCAGTGA
- a CDS encoding DUF4157 domain-containing protein, giving the protein MREHGFDTEEAALRPKAGRVEEQVSDHMGKAAAEGRSDVLGGAGMLGLQRAVGNSGVTSMIEEEKSPVHGVISSGGQALDPEVRGEMEGRLGHDFSDVRVHDDSAAHDSAKAVNAHAYTVGSNVVFQRDKYDPGSVDGKTMLAHELTHVVQQRSGPVDGSSAPGGIKVSDPSDRFEREASANAERVMAGPAPVAAAAPGVQRHAEDEGDVQRHAEDGAEVQRHAGDEADVRRHAVSDVDVQRHEEHEEDVQRAEGPAEEEKEEEVQGAFVQREEEEAQEEEA; this is encoded by the coding sequence ATGCGCGAGCACGGTTTCGATACCGAGGAAGCTGCTCTTCGCCCGAAGGCGGGACGGGTTGAGGAGCAGGTTTCGGATCACATGGGGAAGGCAGCTGCTGAAGGGCGCAGTGATGTGCTTGGTGGGGCTGGGATGTTGGGGTTGCAGCGGGCGGTGGGGAACAGCGGGGTTACCTCGATGATCGAGGAGGAGAAGTCGCCTGTGCATGGGGTGATCTCCTCGGGTGGGCAGGCGCTGGATCCTGAGGTGCGGGGGGAGATGGAGGGGCGGTTGGGGCATGACTTCTCGGATGTGCGGGTGCATGACGACTCGGCTGCGCATGATTCGGCCAAGGCGGTCAATGCGCATGCGTACACCGTGGGTAGCAATGTGGTGTTTCAGCGGGATAAGTACGACCCGGGGTCGGTTGATGGGAAGACGATGCTGGCGCATGAGTTGACGCATGTGGTGCAGCAGCGGAGTGGGCCGGTGGATGGGTCTTCGGCACCGGGTGGGATCAAGGTGAGTGATCCGTCGGACCGGTTTGAGCGGGAGGCTTCGGCTAACGCGGAGAGGGTGATGGCGGGGCCGGCACCTGTTGCTGCTGCGGCGCCGGGGGTTCAGCGGCATGCCGAGGATGAGGGCGACGTGCAGCGGCATGCCGAGGATGGCGCGGAGGTGCAGCGGCACGCTGGGGATGAGGCTGATGTGAGGCGGCACGCTGTGAGTGACGTGGACGTGCAGCGGCATGAGGAGCATGAGGAGGACGTGCAGCGGGCTGAGGGGCCGGCTGAGGAGGAGAAGGAAGAAGAGGTGCAGGGCGCGTTTGTGCAGCGCGAGGAGGAAGAGGCTCAGGAAGAGGAGGCCTGA
- a CDS encoding phage tail sheath family protein, with protein sequence MPTYLSPGVYVEEVESGARPLEGVGTAVAAFVGLAEGGPFNTATLISNWTAFTDTFGGFVAGSYLAQAVYGYFLNGGGNCYVVRIGGGADASDSKGGARGRKELPAGPQALLGRFRVVAIDAAQTPGEVSVEIADAGGDNPSEDMFKIVVKQNGNQVEEFDRLTVSRGKTNVATVVNANSKLIKIEEITGAALEKPAHGEVALNPPPPAPAVPSPRLTAEDYVGDVSDRTGFGGLEAVDEITMLCVPDLMSAYQQGSIDLETVQAVQLAMLAHCELMGDRMAILDSPPGLNAQQVKEWLVDKAGYDSAFGALYYPWVKTADPATGQLGFMPPCGHMAGIWGRNDDTRGVHKAPANEVIRGAVSLEVQITKAEHDLLNPVGINVLRTFPGRGNRVWGARTLSSDPAWRYLNVRRLFNYLEESILSGTNWVVFEPNDEALWARVRRTISAFLVNEWRAGALFGQTPDDAFFVKCDSETNPSEGIDAGQVVCEIGVAPVKPAEFVIFRLSQFSGGTSLVSE encoded by the coding sequence ATGCCGACGTACCTGTCACCAGGTGTGTATGTGGAAGAAGTCGAATCGGGCGCACGCCCGCTCGAGGGTGTCGGTACGGCGGTGGCCGCGTTTGTCGGGCTCGCCGAAGGCGGCCCCTTCAACACCGCGACGCTGATCAGCAACTGGACCGCGTTCACGGATACGTTCGGCGGTTTCGTCGCCGGGTCCTATCTGGCGCAGGCCGTCTACGGGTACTTCCTGAACGGCGGTGGGAACTGCTACGTCGTACGGATCGGCGGTGGAGCTGATGCCAGCGACAGCAAAGGCGGTGCTCGCGGGCGTAAAGAGTTGCCGGCCGGGCCGCAGGCGTTGCTGGGGCGGTTCCGGGTGGTCGCGATCGACGCGGCTCAGACGCCGGGCGAGGTGAGTGTCGAGATCGCCGATGCCGGCGGGGACAACCCGTCCGAGGACATGTTCAAGATTGTCGTGAAGCAGAACGGCAACCAGGTCGAGGAGTTCGACCGGCTGACCGTGTCGCGGGGCAAGACCAACGTCGCCACGGTGGTGAACGCGAACTCGAAGCTGATCAAGATCGAGGAGATCACCGGCGCCGCGCTGGAGAAGCCGGCCCACGGTGAGGTCGCGCTCAACCCGCCGCCACCCGCGCCCGCAGTACCGTCGCCGCGGTTGACCGCCGAGGACTACGTCGGCGATGTCTCCGACCGGACCGGGTTCGGTGGGTTGGAGGCGGTCGACGAGATCACCATGCTCTGCGTGCCGGACCTGATGAGCGCGTACCAGCAGGGCTCGATCGACCTCGAGACAGTCCAGGCAGTGCAGTTGGCGATGCTCGCGCATTGCGAGCTGATGGGTGATCGGATGGCGATCCTCGACTCGCCGCCCGGGCTCAACGCCCAGCAGGTCAAGGAGTGGCTGGTCGACAAGGCCGGCTACGACTCGGCGTTCGGGGCTCTCTACTACCCGTGGGTCAAGACGGCCGATCCCGCCACCGGGCAGCTCGGCTTCATGCCGCCGTGTGGGCACATGGCCGGGATCTGGGGTCGCAACGACGACACCCGCGGCGTCCACAAGGCGCCCGCGAATGAGGTCATCCGGGGCGCGGTGAGCCTCGAAGTACAGATCACCAAGGCGGAGCACGATCTGCTCAACCCGGTCGGCATCAACGTACTGCGGACCTTCCCGGGCCGGGGCAACCGTGTCTGGGGCGCCCGGACCCTGTCGTCCGACCCGGCCTGGCGCTACCTGAACGTACGGCGGTTGTTCAACTACCTCGAGGAATCCATCCTCAGCGGCACCAACTGGGTCGTGTTCGAGCCGAACGACGAGGCGCTCTGGGCCCGGGTACGCCGGACCATCTCCGCGTTCCTGGTGAACGAGTGGCGCGCGGGCGCCCTGTTCGGCCAGACCCCGGACGACGCGTTCTTCGTCAAGTGCGACTCCGAGACGAACCCGTCCGAGGGGATCGACGCCGGCCAGGTGGTCTGCGAGATCGGGGTCGCGCCGGTGAAGCCGGCCGAGTTCGTCATCTTCCGCCTGTCCCAGTTCTCCGGCGGCACCAGCCTGGTCAGCGAGTGA
- a CDS encoding phage tail protein, which translates to MALPDMDSGVGHSFGLEFDGIQIKSITEISGLKMEQDVIELKENGADGKYVIKKLPGRWKAPEITLTRGLSSDTSFDKWIKDSQFGKMGAVRKGGAIIVFDYEGAPLKRYKLTNAWPKSLEIGTMKAGDTSVMTEKLVVTCERLEVE; encoded by the coding sequence ATGGCTCTTCCGGACATGGACTCCGGTGTCGGTCACTCCTTCGGGCTGGAGTTCGACGGCATCCAGATCAAAAGCATCACCGAGATCAGCGGCCTGAAGATGGAACAGGACGTGATCGAGCTCAAGGAGAACGGTGCCGACGGCAAGTATGTGATCAAGAAGCTGCCCGGTCGCTGGAAGGCGCCGGAGATCACCCTGACCCGCGGCCTGTCGTCGGACACGAGTTTCGACAAGTGGATCAAGGATTCGCAGTTCGGCAAGATGGGTGCGGTCCGTAAGGGCGGCGCGATCATCGTGTTCGACTACGAAGGTGCGCCGCTGAAGCGGTACAAGCTCACCAACGCCTGGCCGAAGAGCCTCGAGATCGGCACCATGAAGGCCGGCGACACTTCGGTGATGACCGAGAAGCTGGTCGTCACCTGCGAGCGGCTCGAGGTCGAGTGA